A stretch of DNA from Gimesia chilikensis:
CGAATGCCGTTCTCTTCGAGGAAGAAGTGCGGCGGCGGAGTTTCGCCGAACAGCAGCTGATCGGAAATTTCCAGGCCTTCGGCTTCGCGCATCCCCTTCTCCGTGCGGAGCCAGATGCCTTTGCAGGGGAAGCGATCCTTGAGGAAGCGAATGACCAGATCCTGTTTCTGCGAGAGGGCCAGGCTGGAGAACTGGACCAGGAACCAGGAACCGTAACGGTCGATGGTGAGTCCCGAAAGCTGGTCGGCTTCACTGAACACAAGTCGGCAGCCGGAGGTTTCGAAGTCTTCCAGGAGCCCGGTCTCTTCGCGGAGTGCGACGGCCTGTGTGAGTCGCTCGATCCAGAGTTCGTCATTCAGGGGCTGCTCTGCGTCCCACGAGTAGAGTCGCACGCGAATGTTGCTGTTCGGGTTGAACAGGCCTCGCGCAATGAATTCGCCCCGCTCGGTCTGCAGCAGGACTTCCTCTCCCGGCTGGGGCTTGCCCTCGATGCGCGAGATGGCACCGGCAAAGACCCAGGGGTGTCGACCGAAGAACGGAAGTGCGCGGCGCGGCTTGAGCAGGACGCGCGGTAACGGTGGTGTGTCGGTTTCCCCGTTCGTTTCCGAGACGGAGGGCGAAGAATCACTCATGAGAGTTTTCTAATTAAAAAGATCGAACGAATATCGGGGACGCTCGAAAAGATCAGCGAGGTCCAGCATCCCGACAGAGTGGGAGTGGAGCGTATTTATATAGGATCAATACAGGCGGACTTGCAGCGGGTCCCGGTTGCCTGCATCGAGGGGTTATGAATCACTGGAAGCGGAATTGGTTGAACCTTCCACCTCAGCCAGGTAGGCCAGCAGTCGATCGCGTTCATTGGTCAGGTGACGTACGCGGAGCAGTGAACGGACGCGGGTCGTCAGTTCGATGCGGTTGACGGGCTTGGTTAAAAAGTCATCACAGCCGGCCTGGACCGATTTCTCGATGTCGCCCATTTCACTCAGCGCGGTGATCACGAGGATCGGAATGTCACGGGTCTCTTCGCTTTGTTTGAGCTGGGCACAGACTTCATAACCGCTGAGCTTGGGCATCATGATGTCGAGCAGAATCAGGTCGGGTTCGATTTCAGCGACTTTTTCCAGCGTCTCTTTCCCATCGTAGGCCATGAACGTTTCGTAGCCTTCATCCAGCAGGTAGGCATCGAGCAGTTCACAGTTCTGATGATTATCATCTGCGATGAGGATTTTTGAATTCTTCAATGAGATTTCAGACGACATGGTCTATAAGCCTAATGTGATGAAAGTTTATGAATACCGGGCCTGTTACTCCCGAGATAGCTGACTTTGATTTCTGTAATTTATCTCATTTAAAGTCGAATCACAATAACTGCCAGTCCGATTTTAGGGCCCCTGCCCCGTTTTTCGAGCCGAATCAGGCCGTTACCGCCGCTATGCACAACGGCACTGACCACCACAGCCGGATGATTCACCCGTCGCAGCAGCATCCGGATTCTTCCGCTGGCAGCCACAACCCTGCTTGTTACAGCCGCATTTCTTTTTGATGGCCTGGGTTACCGGAGAGGCGACGATCATCCGCCGAAGCAGAACTTCGTTAATGCGGCCTCGAAAGCGGATTTTGCCATCGATGAGCACAACGGGGACACAGGTGCCGAATTTTTCCACCAGGGCGGGATCACTGAAGATATCGATCATTTCCCAGGCTGGCAGGTAGGCGGCGTAGTCTTCCAGGATGTCGATTGCCTCTTCACAGAGCGGACAATCGTGTTTGGTGTAGACAGTCAGGCTTTCAAACCGCTGGCCCGGTTCTTCGGGCATCCAGTCTGCGTCTTGTACGATAGGCTGCTGCCTGAGCTGTTTTTTCATTTCGACTTTAGAAACCTGGTGCAGAACCGCCACTCCGCCTCCGGAGAGTCCCAGCGCGAGCAGTTTCCAGATCGAAGGGCTGGAGTACCAGGAGCGTGGCATCTCAAAGGGGAGCCATTCCGTTCCGATAAATGAGAGAGCCAGGATGGATAACCCTAGAAATAACATGGAGTTACCCAGAAATGCGAGCCCCGGCGGTAGTTCCTCTTTATGTGCAATCGTACTCATGTGTCTTTCCTGATCCGTCCCTGTGAGCAGCCAGACCGGTCCCTGATCTGTACTATATAAGTAATCATCGAATCCTGACGCCAAATATTATAGTCAATTGCCCTGCTTTTTAAATCTCTGCCCGGTTTTATCCCTGTTTCTGTGAGAACGAGGGGCCTGGGAGCACGTTCTGAATTTCCCGGGGCAAACCGGTAGTGTTCAAATTGTCTGAGCTGATTTATGAAAACCAGGTGTCCCCAAGTGGCGAATTTTGCATTCACGGGGAATCAGGATATTCCTTAAACCAATACTGGTCAGTCGTTAAATCGGATGCTAGAGTGTTACTATAGCCCCGCGCAGATGAGAGTTTCATCGATGGACACGTTGAACGAATTGGTAAAGAATGGCAGGTAAACAAACGGCCGAGGGTTTTCTGAACCTGGTGAAGCAGAGCGGTCTGGTATCGGTCGATCAGCTGAAAAAGCTCCTCGCGGAATACCAGGAGCAGGACCGAAAACTGGGAGAACCCAGTGAGATCGCCGAGGAACTGATTGGGCGAGCTTTACTTACGCGCTGGCAGGCAAACAAGCTGCTGCAGGGAAAACACAAGGGTTTTTTCCTGGGAAAATACCGACTGCTGGACCTGGTCGGCAAAGGGGGCATGAGTTCGGTCTACCTGGCGGAACACGTGCTGATGCGGCGGCGATGTGCTATCAAGGTCCTGCCTTCCAAACGCGTCAATGACGCCTCTTACCTGGCGCGATTCCATCGCGAAGCCCAGGCGGTCGCCTCGCTGGATCATCCGAATATTGTACGCGCGTATGACGTCGATCATGAAAAAGAGAACGACGCCGAGATTCACTTCCTGGTCATGGAATACGTGGA
This window harbors:
- a CDS encoding class I SAM-dependent rRNA methyltransferase — encoded protein: MSDSSPSVSETNGETDTPPLPRVLLKPRRALPFFGRHPWVFAGAISRIEGKPQPGEEVLLQTERGEFIARGLFNPNSNIRVRLYSWDAEQPLNDELWIERLTQAVALREETGLLEDFETSGCRLVFSEADQLSGLTIDRYGSWFLVQFSSLALSQKQDLVIRFLKDRFPCKGIWLRTEKGMREAEGLEISDQLLFGETPPPHFFLEENGIRYGMNMVTGQKTGFYLDQRDNRLAAARYLKNHRVLEMHCYTGAFALNAIIHGQAQSVQAFDASQGAIEQATANAELNGVGNRIRFQSGKAYAVLEQFKEQGELFDSVILDPPKMARHRSGVKQALKGYFSLNRLALDVLKPGGILVTCSCSGLVTQQDFQQMLASVAQQTGRHIQVLEQRGQPADHPVSPSCPENHYLKCFICRVA
- a CDS encoding response regulator, translated to MSSEISLKNSKILIADDNHQNCELLDAYLLDEGYETFMAYDGKETLEKVAEIEPDLILLDIMMPKLSGYEVCAQLKQSEETRDIPILVITALSEMGDIEKSVQAGCDDFLTKPVNRIELTTRVRSLLRVRHLTNERDRLLAYLAEVEGSTNSASSDS
- a CDS encoding glutaredoxin family protein; translation: MSTIAHKEELPPGLAFLGNSMLFLGLSILALSFIGTEWLPFEMPRSWYSSPSIWKLLALGLSGGGVAVLHQVSKVEMKKQLRQQPIVQDADWMPEEPGQRFESLTVYTKHDCPLCEEAIDILEDYAAYLPAWEMIDIFSDPALVEKFGTCVPVVLIDGKIRFRGRINEVLLRRMIVASPVTQAIKKKCGCNKQGCGCQRKNPDAAATGESSGCGGQCRCA